The following coding sequences are from one Lolium rigidum isolate FL_2022 chromosome 6, APGP_CSIRO_Lrig_0.1, whole genome shotgun sequence window:
- the LOC124660512 gene encoding beta-1,6-galactosyltransferase GALT31A-like codes for MAAARPQHRAPPGRVPTRWAAALCTACFFLGVFVVNRYWAVPEPPDCPNKASSVAHSRAVLNQVPQTSEVVIALDRTISDIEMRLAAARAEQMRSQGASPASDSAVDRGNTGHRMFFVMGIMTTFDNRNRRDSLRQTWMPQGVHLQRLEKEKGIVIRFVIGRSANPSPDSEVERAIDAEDKEYSDILRLNHVEGYGGLPMKIQMFLATALSTWDADFYIKADDDVHVNIGITGSILARHRSKPRVYIGCMKSGPVIANNESKYYEPDHWKFGTAGNNYFRHATRQLYAVTRDLATYISANRHILHKYTNEDVSFGSWLIGLDVEHVDERSLCCGTPPDCEWKAQAGNPCAASFDWNCSGICNPAERMQEVHQRCWEHREAALPQAQS; via the exons ATGGCCGCGGCAAGGCCGCAGCACAGGGCGCCGCCGGGCCGTGTGCCCacgaggtgggcggcggcgctcTGCACCGCCTGCTTCTTCCTCGGCGTCTTCGTCGTCAACCG GTATTGGGCAGTTCCCGAACCACCCGATTGCCCAAACAAG GCAAGTTCTGTTGCTCACTCGAGGGCCGTGCTGAACCAAGTGCCACAGACTAGCGAAGTCGTCAT CGCGTTGGACAGAACGATTTCGGACATCGAGATGCGCCTGGCTGCCGCTAGAGCTGAGCAGATGAGGAGCCAAGGCGCGTCGCCGGCGAGTGATTCGGCGGTTGACCGGGGGAACACGGGGCACCGAATGTTTTTCGTCATGGGCATCATGACCACGTTTGATAACCGCAACCGCAGAGACTCTCTCAGGCAGACGTGGATGCCACAAG GCGTGCACCTGCAAAGGCTGGAGAAGGAGAAGGGCATCGTCATCCGTTTTGTTATTGGGCGAAG tgcaaatcctagcCCTGACAGCGAAGTGGAGCGTGCCATAGATGCAGAAGACAAAGAATACAGTGACATTCTGAGACTT aatcaCGTCGAAGGCTATGGTGGGCTTCCTATGAAGATTCAGATGTTTCTTGCAACTGCTCTGTCCACGTGGGATGCTGATTTCTATATCAAAGCTGATGATGATGTTCATGTAAACATTG GCATTACTGGATCGATTTTGGCACGGCATAGATCGAAACCTCGGGTGTACATCGGCTGCATGAAATCCGGACCTGTTATTGCTAACAA TGAATCTAAGTATTATGAACCAGATCATTGGAAGTTTGGGACCGCCGGTAACAATTACTTCCGGCATGCAACACGGCAGCTGTATGCTGTAACAAGGGATTTGGCGACATACATATCGGCAAACAG GCATATCTTGCACAAATATACAAATGAAGATGTATCATTTGGTTCTTGGTTGATCGGTTTGGATGTTGAGCATGTTGATGAAAGAAGCCTCTGTTGTGGTACACCCCCAG ACTGCGAATGGAAGGCGCAGGCCGGGAATCCATGCGCGGCGTCCTTCGACTGGAACTGCTCTGGCATCTGCAATCCGGCAGAGAGAATGCAGGAGGTGCACCAGCGATGCTGGGAACATCGCGAGGCCGCTCTGCCGCAAGCGCAGTCTTGA